The genomic stretch tttcagcacctcccctcccatctctccagagaggggagacggactggaaatggagttaataattgatgaTACCTACataaggaagcctccataaaactcCAATAGCATGGGTTTCggggagcttccaggttggcaAACATATCCACACCAGGAGAGTGATGTGccccaactccatggggacagaagctcctacACTtgcttgggaccctcccagacctcactcTGTGTATCTCTTCATTTAGCTGTTTATCTGtgtcctttatcatatcctttaataaactggtaaacgtAGTAAGTGTtttctgagttctatgagccactctagcaaattaattgaaccagAGGTGGGGTCACgaaacctccaatctatagctgtttcatcagaagcacaggtgacaacctgggcaTGAGACTGGCAGCTGAAGTGGGGGTTGttggggcagtcttgtggaactgaaCACttacctgtgggatctgacagtATCCTCAGTTAGATAGTGTCAAATTTGAGTTAAATTGTAAGACACTCTGCTGGTGTTGGAGACTTGCTTCTTGTTGTGGGGGAAAACCTCCACAGATTTGGTGACCGAAAGTGTCAGAAGTAAAGGGTTTTGTGTAAGTAATAAAGGAGACTCACAAGATAAAAAGCAAAGTAGGGAAAAACTGGGTTTTTCTTATACATAGGGAGGAAAAACTGAGTTATTAACTTTATacacatgaaaaagaagaaaattggaccTATACCTCATACCATatccaaaaattaattcaaaatggatcaaagacataaatgtaagaagtagaattataaagaaaacatttctcatggaagaaaacataggtataaatctttgtgaccttggatttggcaacagTCCCTTAGATATGAcgtcaaaagcacaagcaactaaagaaaaaatagataaattggacttcatcaaaattggtAATGTCTGTGCTTCAAAGCACACCATCTAGAAAGTAAAGAGATAGCACAATGAAGTGGAGAGAATGTCTCTAAATCACATATCTGGTATGGTACTTATATCTAGGATATATTAAGGACACTTACAACTCCATAATACAAAGCAAATAACCCAaactttaaaatgggcaaaagatctgaatgggcatttctacaaagaagaattacagatgaccaataggcatgtaaaaagatgttcagcatccttagtcatcagggaaatgcaaatccaaaccacaatgagataccacttctcaCTCACTAGAATGGCCAGAATTATAAAGATGGACAAAAGCGTTggcaaaaatgaagagaaattggaattctcatacactgctgatgggagggtaaaatggtgcaaccagtTTGGAAAAACAGTATGACaattcctcaaatggttaaatgtggttaccatgtgacccagtagTTCCAGTCCTAGGtataaacccaagagaaatggaaacatacgTCTCCACAAAAACTCGTACACAAATGTTAGTAGCAGCATTATTTCtaataaccaaaaaataaaaacaatccaaatgtccatcaattgatgaatggataaataaaatgtggtatatccttaTGATGGAATGTTATATGTTCATGGAAAAGATAtgcaaaaacattatgctaaatgaaagaagccagtcacaaaagaccacatattacatgatgccatgtatatgaaatgttcagaatacgCACACCTATGGAGATAGGAGGCGATAGGAAGATTGGCTAGGGCTGGAGGTAAGGAGGATGGAGAGATTTAGAAATGATGACTAAAAGGTACAAGGTTTCTTTGTGGAGAGgatgaaaaatgttctaaaattgattatgggaATGGTTGCACacctttgtgaatatactaaaactcaCTGActtttacactttaaatggatgaaatgTGTGGTATGCGTATTATATCTTAataataaagctgttacaaagaaagaaagaaataatacaatcaATCCCCATGTACTCATCACCAATATTCAACATTTTCCTAATCTTGTTTCATATCCCCCTCCAGTTAAGAGGCCCTGATTTCcaagtttgatttcttttcttagacGGTCAAAATTTGCCTATGTGCTTAAAAAGGCTAGGTCGCTAAAGGTTTTAGGAAAATCAGATGtattaaatttgttaatattgTTCGAAATGTCTGAGTCAGTAACTCCCAAACTTTGTTAtatgtgtgttgggggtgagggggagaggctggaggatgGCTTTTAAAATCCCGATGCCCAGTTAGCACCCTACACCAATTAATCAGAGTATCTGAGGACAAGAGCAGGACATCAATGGCTTTAATAGTTCTCCATTATTATTGATTCCAAGGTGCTATGAAGTttgtgaaatttaatttaatgatGTAAATTGAGAAAGATATTTCAGTAGGATCGACTTAGTTAATCTCATGATTTAACTAATTGTAATCAAAAactaaattgaaatttttacGCAAAAATCATTACATGTCTAAGTCGAATAACAAGATTGGCAGGTTGAacttaaaagttttgaaaatgtgtAATTGAATTTTTAGATTATTCAATATTTAGGTATTGAATATTTAGATCGGAAAATCGTTACATATGCTTTCCCTCATCAGCAACATCCTCGATGGATTTAAATCTCTGAGGGACTGCTGCGCCGCTGAGTGTTTCACAAGCAGGTACTCTGGGCTGCAGGGGAGAGAGTTCAAGTTCAGGAGACCCGTTTCTTTTCACCAATGGCCCGGAAAAGGATCCCACTGGCCAGGAAGTTTTTTTCTGAGGTTTCCCCGAGCCTTGGCAATGACTCCAGGGTGACTTCTTGGGTCACTCCAGGTTCCCCGCTCTCCCGAAACAGCTGACACGCGCCGGGGCGCGCGGTCCGAGCCGGGGAAATGGGCCCGCGAGCCCGGCCCGCGCTCCTCTTCCTGATCCTCTTGCGGACCGTGGCCACGCAGGGGCGACCGCCGCGTGAGTCCGGGGGCTGCGGGCGAGCCAGGggcgcggggaggggggagggaaaatCGAAACCAGCTTTTCTTAGCACTTGAGAGCTCGCTAAGTTGGGAGGAAGTTCTCAGCCCGGTGCACAGTCCCCTCCCCCAACTTTCCCGGGTCTGGGATTGGGGGCTATCGCCGGGCACTGGGTGCACAGGGGTTAGGAGGCCTCTCCCCCCAGGACTCAGCTCCCTCTCGCGCCCACCCCCCCGTGTCCCTGCTCTTCGGAGGGGCACTCGGAACCACCTATTTCCCTTCTCCTGATCGTGACGCTTTTAAACGTAAATCTTTCAGTTTCTCACTGAGGCCGAGCTAGGCTTGGGGACCTTGGACTCGGATCTTGGTTTTCTGGTTTCTACTGTCGTTGTGTCGTTTTACCCCTGGTCATCCGCAAACAGGAAGTTCTTCTCACCAAGGGCGACCTTGGCCGGAGCGCCCCCTTGGTGCTTCCACACCAGGGCGCCCCGAAGGGGTGGGAGGCGTTTGGCTGAGTGAACCCGCGGCAGGAGCGAGCCGGGTTTCCACCCCAGAACTCCTCGCGCTGCGGATTCGGGGTGTGTAGGAGTTGGGTGGGGGATCTGAATTCTAGCCCACCCCCACCTCTTTGGGTGAGGCCTGGGGTAGAGacctctgggggtgggagggttcTGAGAGGTCTCTGCCCCGGGCCTTACGGACTCTTGGCGATGGTTCTTTTACCTGGAAAAACAACATGGCTGTTATTTTTGATCTTTTGAACTGAATGTAAGAGTTCCCGTTTTCAGCCAGGGGTTGTTGATTGGCAATGTTAATAGTCCTGTATAACTAGTGGACGGGCCTTTACTAGAGGATGCCAAAGTGATGATACTTCACAGTGAAGTAATGACCTCAGTTTTAAATCACCTTCATGTCTGTGATCTTGTTGACTCTACTACGCATTTGAGAGGTAGGAGCTATTAATATGTTGATTTTACGGGTGGTTAACTGGCTCGCTGGTTAGTTAACTTTCCCCAGGTTACAAAGAATTCAGGCAGTCTGGTTTTCTGAAGTTAAATGAGGTACTCCCGCTGTTTCTAATCTTAGCTGAGTTTGCCCTCACTGTTGTCTGGCTCAGCACTCTGTACGTGATCACATAGCCTCAGGACAACACTTTGAGGGTAGCTAGTGTGTGTGTCCACATCTCATAGATGACAAGAATGAGGCGTGACCTGCTCACCGGTAACCTTATTCAATATTAACCTGGGCTTTTGAGGCAAACCCCATGACTCCACTTCACAGGTGCAATTCTTAAACATCACAGTGCATCAGAGGTTGAATCATAAAATTTGATGTTGAACAGAAATATTCATTGTTCACAAGTGTACAAGGTGTACCAGCCATGTGTCTCACGTTCTCTCCCAGAGGAGACAGTGGGGAGCCAAGTCCTTGCCCTCTGATATTTTGCATTCAAGTGAAGGGATGACAgtaaacaaaggaacaaaaggatGTAGGACATCAGGGAACAATGAGTGCTGTGAAGACACGTGGAGCAGGAAGTCAGGGCAGCCCCTCTCTCAGGCTGGTGGTGGAATGGAGAAGGAAGTAAGAGTAATGCTGTCTGGCAGCAGCACTTTCTGGCAAACTAGGTGTGGCTGGCAAGTTGGGTTGAAGCAGGGTTTGCAGCCTCACCACTAATGACGTTTTTTATGCTTGTGGGGACTATCATGTGCGTTGCAacatgtttagcagcatctttgtcttttactttctgGGTGCTAGTAACACTCCCCCgatatgacaaccaaaaatgtctccaggtattgccaaatgtcccctgagagATGAAATTTCCCTTCAACCACTGGGTTGGAGGAAGAGCAAGGATGCGGTGCAGCATGAATGCAGGGACCAGAGCTCAAGAATAGGCGATGGGCTCAGTTAAAGGAGCGACAGGCAAGATCTCCTAGGGCCTCCAAGCTGCAATGTGGATTTTAGCCAAGTGACATGATCTGTCATAGCTTTTAAAGATTGCTCTGGCTCCTCTGTGGAAATCAGAATGACAGGAGCAACAATTAAAGCAGGGAGAGGAACCGGGAAGATGTTGCACTAACCCAGGCAAGAGATGCTGGATTTGGCCTGATGGGAGCAGAGGTGGTGGTGAGAAATGGTTGTATTCTGGATATATTTGGAAGGAAGTGGCTGAAGGATCTATGTGTTGTGTGAGAAGAAGGGAAGAGTCAAAAGTGACTCCCCtatttaattactttattttggttttattttattgagctgAGCAACGCAGGGATAGGTGATGCCATTTCTGAGATGGTgaaggcagaaggagaaatgaagagccTAGTTCTGGCCTTGCTAAGTCTGAGATTCCAATCAGTCATCAACTGGTAGTGTCACGTAGGCAGTTGGGTGTAACAGTCTAGAGTTCAGGGCCAGGGATAAAAACCTAGGGGTTGtcatcatttattcatccagCAAGGATGTATTAGGCACTTGCTATGCCAGACCCTGTTCTAGGCGCTGGGGATACATGACTGAACTCCCTTCTTCTGTAATTGAGGGAAGGGGTAGGGAAACTCTCACTTGCCTAGAAGTCATGTCCTTTTTGGCTTACTTGGGCTCCTTCTGTATTTGCTTTGAAACTGTTTGACGCTTTTAATAGCTGTCCTGAGCTATTTATCAGCAGATCTTCCACCATTTAACAGCAAACATTTACCCAGGAAAGGGTTTACAGATGGCAGTAGTGAAAAAACCCAACAGCAAATTCCTCTGGACTTGGATCGAATTAGTTCTGAGCACCAACTCCTGAGCCCAAGGGCCATAGCTAAAGACAACTTGGGGTTTTCTCAAGTCTGTTGGCTCCAGGGGAGACTGGGAGACTGCCCTAATCATGAGGCTGGGAGGAGTGAAGGGGTGTCAGCCACACATGGCAAAGGGAGGGGCACAAGGAGAGAGCCGACAGGATGGTCatagggaaggaaggcaggcactGCGTCCCACTCTTCACACGGTGGGCCCAGACGCAGCTGGTGGTCTGAGTTGATTCAAAGGTGTGTGGCACCTTGTCCTCCCCCACTGTGGCCCACTGAGAAGGACTGTTGCCCTCTCCCCAGGGTCACACTCTCTGCGCTACCTCTTCATGGGTGCCTCAGAGCCGGACCTTGGGCTCCCCCTGTTTGAGGCCTTGGGCTACGTGGACGACCAGCTGTTTGTGGCCTACAATCACGAGAGTCGCCGTGCAGAGTCCCGCGCCCAGTGGGTTTTGGGTGGGGCAACCAGCCAGCTGTGGCTGCAGCTGAGTCAGAGCCTGAAAGGGTGGGATCACATGTTCATCGTTGACTTCTGGACCATCATGGACAACCACAACCACAGCAAGGGTACGTGGAGAGGGGCCCTCCCCTTCCCGAGGTGGGCGGAGCATTTCCCTACCTCAAGGATGCATCTtgagggagagagctgggagTTGGAGATCCtggggggcagagaggagggaaggagtctGAGGTCCTTCACTCCCTGGGATGATGGAGACAGGGACCTACTCCTTTGGTTTCAGTAATGAAGCTGGGGATGTTGCCAGAGTCCCACACCCTGCAGGTGATCCTGGGCTGTGAGGTGCAAGAGGACAACAGCACCAGGGGGTTCTGGAAGTATGGATATGATGGGCAGGACCATCTTGAATTCTGCCTTGAGACACTGGATTGGAGAGCAGCAGAGTCCAAGGCCGTGACTACCAAACTGGAGTGGGAAGTGAATAAAATTCGGgccaagaagaacaaagcttATCTCGAGAGGGACTGCCCTGAGCAGCTGCAGTGGTtgctggagctggggagaggggtgcTGGACCGGCAAGGTACGGTGGGAGCACCCTTCTGCCCTTATCCTCTAGTGATGGAGTGGAGGGGAATGAGGGGCATGGGATCCCTGGCTGGGATTTCAGAAGTAGCCAAAGTTGTGTGACTCTCTGGGAAGGAAGTGAGGTCTGAAGTTTCCACCCTGAGGTCTCCAGCTATGAGGTCTTCACTGTGTCATTGAGATGTACGACACAGCCAGGAGtcatggttttaatttatttttccatgtatgTAGCCAAAGAAGAAGTGTCTGTGCTCTTCTCTTGGCTTAACTGAGAACATGTGATACTTATACATTTTAGGAATTCAGAGAGGTCAATTATCACATGAATACCAAGGCAAGAAATTACCAATGAAGGCAACTGATCAGAGTAGCAGAATCCTTTGGCAGTTAAAGGTTACTTTCACAGAGCATAGCAATAGTAACTGAAGCCTGGCTATCTTACCAGAATACTTATTGGGTTGAACCAGGTAAAATTGCTGATAGTACCTATTCAACCATTTTTGATCTATGTAAAGGGCAATTTCATCTGACTGAATTTAATATATTAACAAAGAACAGAAGACATGGGCAACAGGTATGCATATTTACATATGAGACAAGAGAACAGGCTGATATGACTGACTGTTCTCCATGTGACAGCTCATTAGAGCATCTTGAAACTTATTTTAGGACACAAAATGGTGTCTTTCCTGCAGCTTGCTTTGTCTGAACAGGGTGTCTTCTTCCTCCAACCCATAGAGGAAGGGAAGTGAAAGTTCTGGTCTTGCTGGCAAGGGTAGAAAGATCCTCTCTCCagatccttcctccttcctgtccaGTGCCTCCTTTGGTGAAGGTGACTCATCATGTGGCCTCTGCAGTGACCTTTCTACGGTGTCAGGCTCTGAACTTCTACCCCCAGAACATCACCGTGAGGTGGTTGAAGGACAGGCAGCCAGTGGATGCCAAGGATGCCGAGTCTGAGGACGTGCTGCCCAATGGGGACGGGACCTACCAGACCTGGGTGGCTTTGGCTGTGACCCCTGGGGAAGAACAGAGATACACCTGCCAGGTGGAGCACCCAGGCCTGGATCAGCCCCTCACTGCAACCTGGGGTATGGATGAGAGCCAGTGCTGAGAAAATCTGTTGTGGGTGGAACAGGAGTGGTTCAACATGGCAGTGAGGGGAGGGTCTGCTCTGGGCTGGGGTGGTGGTCACGGGCcttaatttgcttttgttttttagagcCCTCACTGTCTAACACACTGGCCATTGGAGTCATCAGTGTGATTGCTGTTTGTGTCATCATCTTCTTTACTGGAATTTTGTTCAGAATCTTAAGGAGAAGGCAAGCTTCAAGTAAGTGGGAAGAAGAAGTCTCTTCATTCCTCCGCCCCAGGACATGCTAATTCTCCTgcaggaagtgagggagaaggagggaataGGGGATTTGGCATCCATGAGAaggcttttcctctctctttttctttgggaaCACTAGCACCTCCCTGAGAACAAGAATTAATGACTCTCCTCAGAATGAAAGCTTCTAATGCAACAAATGTCCTTTGAGCACTTATTATTTGTAGAGCACCTGTTACTTTGTAGGATGCTATTTAAGGTAGTGCAGGGGCTTTGAGGTTGACTTAATCACTGTTGCTGTTCTCAGAACCCAAATCTAGTAAGGAATGAAACCCATAACACAAGTAAATACAGTTAAAGAAGACCCCCTAAGGTCCTAAGCAGATACAAAGCAAATTCTTTGGAGTGTCAAAGGAAGGAATGACCACATTCAGCTGAGGATCAAGAAAAGCTTCTGGATCTTGAAGAAGTACGATTTCTTTAGGTGGGGTTGAGGGTCAGAGGAGGTCTGTACAGATGGAGCAAGCATGCAAGTAGAGAGTGTGAGGCATGCTAGGAGATGATAAATTATTATTGTGCCTTGTCCTTTACTTTGTATACTTGACAGTCACCAATTCTGCATTTCTATCCGCTGAACATCTATGGTGTGGGGGAAAGAGGGGCAGAAAGAAGGTAGCTCAAGCAGAGCTCTGGAAGCCTTTGGGATGTTATGATATGTGCTTTGGAGAGTCATGCAGGGACTTAAATAAGCAAGGAGGGACACGACCTCCGTGGTATGAAGAATGAGTTGTTAGGAGGTGAGAGTGAAGGCAAGGAGATCAGTTAGAAAGTGCTTAAGGAATTTCAGGTGAGAGATAATGCTGCCTGAAATCTAGTAGTTCCTTGGGAAGGGAGTGATCAGAATTGAGGTGAGTggatgagggaggggagggacagggaAGAGTCAAGATGATGACTCTGCCTGTGATGCCTTTTGCCTAGACCTCTTTTCTTTGCAGGAGGAGCCACGGGGGACTACGTCTTAGCTGAATGTGAGTGAAGTGCAGCCAGCAGACCGCTCGTGGGGAGGACACATAATTCGAGACTCAGAGAGGGTGCGCTTGTGGTGTTCTTCATGTTTCAGGACAGAGTTGGACCTAACAATTGGGAAGTGTCCCAGGAACTTGCTGCTCTTTGCTTTCCCTATTCATTCTCAAAAAGTTTCCCCCATTTAAGTTTTTGAGTTCCTGCATGCTAAGGAGCCCCAGCTGTGACCTTCCCCCAAGAACTGGCTCTCATGGATCTCGAGCTGCATCTAGAGCCTGCCTTCATTTCCTGCATCATCTCAGACTCCATACAGCTACATCAGCTCCTCTCCTACCTCTGGAATAGGGCTCCTTAAATTTAGGGGACTTTTAACATCTGAGAAAAGCTATGGACCTTCTCCTTGGTACATACACTCTCACACCCTGACCTGAAGTTTGCACACCCATCCAGGCATTTCCTAGACCCACTCAAGTTTCCTTTTAATCCTCGCTCCCTCTGTTATCCAGTAACTCATCTGTCACCAAACCGTGTGGTCTCTTCCATCAGAGGGTGATCTGGGCATTGTACAACTGTGaaggctgtgcactgcacaacccGAGGAGGCACATTTCCCAGAAGAGGCATCAAGGACGTTTGTGTGTATTATGATAGTTTTCCAGAAAGTGAGTGGGAAGTGTCTTAAGGAGAGgtgtctttttctaatttgcacaaaggtgTCAGATAAGTTTCTTTAGATTATGCTTGCATTTATAATATCTGTCTGGTATGCCAGACTGGAAGTAGCACAGTAATTTTCTACTTGGTCTCTGCTGACCCTGTCTCCTTGTTCtgataattaaaatgataataaggatgatgatgataatgataaggTGGCTgacacttattaaaaaaaaaaaggacttacTTGGTGCCAGACTTAGTTCTGAGCACCTActtacatgcatcatctcatgCAGTTCTGATAATAATTCTTTGATATAAGTACAGATCTTCTTCGACTTACAATGAGGTTGCATCCCAGTAAAGCCATCATTCCACTGAAAATATAGTCAGCCAAAAACGCATTTAATATACCAATGTATTGAACATCagagcttagcctagcctacggtaaatgtgctcagaacacttacgttAGCTTACAGTTGGGCAAactcatctaacacaaagcctattttataatatagTGCTGAATATCTCGTGTAATTTATTGAATAGTGTAAtgaaagtgacaaacagaatggttgtctggGCACAGAATGGTTGTGAGTGTATCGGTCGTTCACCATCATGCTggcgtggctgactgggagctgcagctcaggtgccactgcccagcatcccGAGAGAGGACCGTACCACATGGCGCTAGCCCACGAAAAGatgaagtatggtttctactgaatgtgtattgcttttgcaccattgtaAAATCAAAAAATCATAATTTGAAGCATCATAAGTCAAGGACTTTCTGTACTATTCTCCTCACTGcttttttagatgaagaaagtgaCAGTTTGCTGGGGATAGAGATAGGTTTCGAACTCGGTCAGTCTGACTCTGATCCACCTTGCACGCCGCCATGTTCAGCAGGCTTAGATGCCTGGAgtaaggcaggagggaggagatggCCAG from Equus przewalskii isolate Varuska chromosome 19, EquPr2, whole genome shotgun sequence encodes the following:
- the HFE gene encoding hereditary hemochromatosis protein isoform X1; protein product: MILHSEVMTSVLNHLHVCDLVDSTTHLRGSHSLRYLFMGASEPDLGLPLFEALGYVDDQLFVAYNHESRRAESRAQWVLGGATSQLWLQLSQSLKGWDHMFIVDFWTIMDNHNHSKVMKLGMLPESHTLQVILGCEVQEDNSTRGFWKYGYDGQDHLEFCLETLDWRAAESKAVTTKLEWEVNKIRAKKNKAYLERDCPEQLQWLLELGRGVLDRQGCLLPPTHRGREVKVLVLLARVERSSLQILPPSCPVPPLVKVTHHVASAVTFLRCQALNFYPQNITVRWLKDRQPVDAKDAESEDVLPNGDGTYQTWVALAVTPGEEQRYTCQVEHPGLDQPLTATWEPSLSNTLAIGVISVIAVCVIIFFTGILFRILRRRQASRGATGDYVLAECE
- the HFE gene encoding hereditary hemochromatosis protein isoform X2 translates to MGPRARPALLFLILLRTVATQGRPPRSHSLRYLFMGASEPDLGLPLFEALGYVDDQLFVAYNHESRRAESRAQWVLGGATSQLWLQLSQSLKGWDHMFIVDFWTIMDNHNHSKVMKLGMLPESHTLQVILGCEVQEDNSTRGFWKYGYDGQDHLEFCLETLDWRAAESKAVTTKLEWEVNKIRAKKNKAYLERDCPEQLQWLLELGRGVLDRQGCLLPPTHRGREVKVLVLLARVERSSLQILPPSCPVPPLVKVTHHVASAVTFLRCQALNFYPQNITVRWLKDRQPVDAKDAESEDVLPNGDGTYQTWVALAVTPGEEQRYTCQVEHPGLDQPLTATWEPSLSNTLAIGVISVIAVCVIIFFTGILFRILRRRQASRGATGDYVLAECE
- the HFE gene encoding hereditary hemochromatosis protein isoform X7, with product MGPRARPALLFLILLRTVATQGRPPRSHSLRYLFMGASEPDLGLPLFEALGYVDDQLFVAYNHESRRAESRAQWVLGGATSQLWLQLSQSLKGWDHMFIVDFWTIMDNHNHSKVPPLVKVTHHVASAVTFLRCQALNFYPQNITVRWLKDRQPVDAKDAESEDVLPNGDGTYQTWVALAVTPGEEQRYTCQVEHPGLDQPLTATWEPSLSNTLAIGVISVIAVCVIIFFTGILFRILRRRQASRGATGDYVLAECE
- the HFE gene encoding hereditary hemochromatosis protein isoform X5, whose protein sequence is MILHSEVMTSVLNHLHVCDLVDSTTHLRGSHSLRYLFMGASEPDLGLPLFEALGYVDDQLFVAYNHESRRAESRAQWVLGGATSQLWLQLSQSLKGWDHMFIVDFWTIMDNHNHSKVMKLGMLPESHTLQVILGCEVQEDNSTRGFWKYGYDGQDHLEFCLETLDWRAAESKAVTTKLEWEVNKIRAKKNKAYLERDCPEQLQWLLELGRGVLDRQVTFLRCQALNFYPQNITVRWLKDRQPVDAKDAESEDVLPNGDGTYQTWVALAVTPGEEQRYTCQVEHPGLDQPLTATWEPSLSNTLAIGVISVIAVCVIIFFTGILFRILRRRQASRGATGDYVLAECE
- the HFE gene encoding hereditary hemochromatosis protein isoform X3, whose amino-acid sequence is MILHSEVMTSVLNHLHVCDLVDSTTHLRGSHSLRYLFMGASEPDLGLPLFEALGYVDDQLFVAYNHESRRAESRAQWVLGGATSQLWLQLSQSLKGWDHMFIVDFWTIMDNHNHSKVMKLGMLPESHTLQVILGCEVQEDNSTRGFWKYGYDGQDHLEFCLETLDWRAAESKAVTTKLEWEVNKIRAKKNKAYLERDCPEQLQWLLELGRGVLDRQVPPLVKVTHHVASAVTFLRCQALNFYPQNITVRWLKDRQPVDAKDAESEDVLPNGDGTYQTWVALAVTPGEEQRYTCQVEHPGLDQPLTATWEPSLSNTLAIGVISVIAVCVIIFFTGILFRILRRRQASRGATGDYVLAECE
- the HFE gene encoding hereditary hemochromatosis protein isoform X6, which gives rise to MGPRARPALLFLILLRTVATQGRPPRSHSLRYLFMGASEPDLGLPLFEALGYVDDQLFVAYNHESRRAESRAQWVLGGATSQLWLQLSQSLKGWDHMFIVDFWTIMDNHNHSKVMKLGMLPESHTLQVILGCEVQEDNSTRGFWKYGYDGQDHLEFCLETLDWRAAESKAVTTKLEWEVNKIRAKKNKAYLERDCPEQLQWLLELGRGVLDRQVTFLRCQALNFYPQNITVRWLKDRQPVDAKDAESEDVLPNGDGTYQTWVALAVTPGEEQRYTCQVEHPGLDQPLTATWEPSLSNTLAIGVISVIAVCVIIFFTGILFRILRRRQASRGATGDYVLAECE
- the HFE gene encoding hereditary hemochromatosis protein isoform X4, with product MGPRARPALLFLILLRTVATQGRPPRSHSLRYLFMGASEPDLGLPLFEALGYVDDQLFVAYNHESRRAESRAQWVLGGATSQLWLQLSQSLKGWDHMFIVDFWTIMDNHNHSKVMKLGMLPESHTLQVILGCEVQEDNSTRGFWKYGYDGQDHLEFCLETLDWRAAESKAVTTKLEWEVNKIRAKKNKAYLERDCPEQLQWLLELGRGVLDRQVPPLVKVTHHVASAVTFLRCQALNFYPQNITVRWLKDRQPVDAKDAESEDVLPNGDGTYQTWVALAVTPGEEQRYTCQVEHPGLDQPLTATWEPSLSNTLAIGVISVIAVCVIIFFTGILFRILRRRQASRGATGDYVLAECE